One window of the Microbispora sp. ZYX-F-249 genome contains the following:
- a CDS encoding NADP-dependent oxidoreductase has protein sequence MRTLVARGGAVRLVETPEPEPGPGQVRIRVEAAAVNPIDLLTASGALPDFKLAPRLETYALGWDVAGVVDRVGPGVTGVLPGERVIGLSDRLTEPVKAQADLVVLDETAVAPAPAGATAPEASTLPLNALTAVQALDLTGLAEGETLLVTGAAGGLGGYLVELAVARGIRVAAVAAPRDEPLVRGFGAEWFVPRGADLATAARAVVPGGVDGLVDAAVVGLPALDAVRNGGAFVTVVAGQAPIPLRGIRVSTVSVGADAAQLRDVAKLAEEGRLTMRIAGTYPLERAAEAYERLRRGGLRGRLVLLP, from the coding sequence CAGGGTCGAGGCGGCGGCCGTCAATCCGATCGACCTGCTCACGGCCTCGGGCGCCCTGCCCGACTTCAAGCTCGCGCCCCGGCTGGAGACGTACGCGCTCGGCTGGGACGTGGCGGGCGTGGTCGACCGCGTCGGTCCGGGAGTGACGGGCGTGCTCCCGGGCGAGCGCGTCATCGGGCTGTCGGACCGGCTGACGGAGCCCGTCAAGGCCCAGGCGGACCTGGTGGTGCTGGACGAGACGGCCGTCGCGCCCGCACCCGCCGGAGCGACCGCGCCCGAGGCGTCGACGTTGCCGCTGAACGCGCTCACCGCCGTCCAGGCGCTCGACCTCACCGGGCTCGCCGAGGGCGAGACCCTGCTCGTCACCGGAGCGGCCGGGGGCCTGGGCGGCTATCTGGTGGAGCTGGCCGTGGCACGGGGGATCAGGGTCGCCGCGGTCGCGGCACCCCGCGACGAGCCGCTGGTGCGGGGCTTCGGCGCGGAGTGGTTCGTGCCGCGGGGCGCCGACCTGGCCACGGCCGCCAGGGCCGTCGTACCCGGCGGCGTCGACGGCCTGGTGGACGCGGCGGTCGTCGGCCTGCCCGCGCTGGACGCCGTGCGCAACGGAGGCGCGTTCGTCACCGTCGTCGCCGGACAGGCCCCGATCCCGCTGCGCGGCATCCGGGTCTCGACGGTGTCCGTCGGCGCCGACGCGGCCCAGCTACGGGACGTCGCGAAGCTGGCCGAGGAGGGACGGCTGACCATGCGAATCGCCGGCACCTATCCGCTGGAGCGGGCGGCCGAGGCGTACGAGCGCCTGCGGAGGGGCGGCCTGCGCGGCCGGCTGGTCCTGCTGCCCTGA
- the lysS gene encoding lysine--tRNA ligase encodes MDADWVARFADEVIAEAERRAPGKPIVCASGLSPSGPIHLGNLREVMTPHLVADEIRRRGHECVHIISWDDFDRFRKVPVGIDPAWNEHIGKPLTTVPAPPGSEYPNWAEHFKAPMIAALNELGVEFHGISQTQMYTSGAYREQVLLAMRERRRIDAILDQYRTKKAKAKEVTDADEAAALEGSGAASEDDGSGAGGYYPYKPYCSACDRDLTTVTSYDDETTAMTYTCVCGHSETVLLSEHTRGKLVWKVDWPMRWAYEGVVFEPSGVDHSSPGSSFVVGGQIVREVFDAPQPIGPMYAFVGISGMAKMSSSKGGVPTPADALSIMEPALLRWLYARRRPNQSFKVSFDQEIQRMYDEWDTLTRKVQDGTALPADQAAYRRASSTASRVLPETPRRLPYRTLASVVDIATGHEEQTLRILRAFDPEIAGLDELRPRLDRARHWVNTYLPAEERTQVRETPDKELLDTLGEQDRESLRLLAEGLDAHWSLDGLTTLVYGVPKVQAGLDMDAKAATPELKAAQRAFFALLYRLLVGRDTGPRLPTLLLAVGRDRVRELLGRS; translated from the coding sequence ATGGACGCCGACTGGGTGGCGCGTTTCGCCGATGAGGTCATCGCCGAGGCTGAACGGCGCGCGCCGGGCAAACCCATCGTCTGCGCGTCCGGACTCAGCCCGTCGGGCCCGATCCACCTGGGCAACCTGCGCGAGGTCATGACCCCGCACCTGGTGGCCGACGAGATCAGGCGGCGCGGCCACGAGTGCGTGCACATCATCTCGTGGGACGACTTCGACCGCTTCCGCAAGGTGCCGGTGGGCATCGACCCCGCGTGGAACGAGCACATCGGCAAGCCGCTGACCACCGTCCCGGCACCGCCCGGCAGCGAGTACCCCAACTGGGCCGAGCACTTCAAGGCGCCGATGATCGCCGCGCTGAACGAGCTCGGGGTGGAGTTCCACGGCATCAGCCAGACGCAGATGTACACCTCCGGGGCGTACCGGGAGCAGGTGCTGCTCGCCATGCGCGAGCGGCGGCGGATCGACGCGATCCTCGACCAGTACCGCACCAAGAAGGCGAAGGCCAAGGAGGTCACGGACGCCGACGAGGCCGCCGCGCTCGAGGGCTCGGGGGCCGCGAGCGAGGACGACGGTTCGGGCGCCGGGGGCTACTACCCCTACAAGCCCTACTGCTCGGCCTGCGACCGCGACCTGACCACGGTCACGTCCTACGACGACGAGACCACCGCGATGACGTACACCTGCGTGTGCGGCCACAGCGAGACCGTGCTGCTGTCGGAGCACACCCGCGGCAAGCTGGTGTGGAAGGTCGACTGGCCGATGCGCTGGGCGTACGAGGGCGTGGTCTTCGAACCGTCGGGCGTCGACCACAGCTCGCCGGGCTCGTCGTTCGTCGTCGGCGGTCAGATCGTCCGTGAGGTGTTCGACGCGCCGCAGCCGATCGGGCCGATGTACGCCTTCGTCGGCATCAGCGGCATGGCCAAGATGAGCAGCTCCAAGGGCGGCGTGCCGACCCCGGCCGACGCCCTGTCGATCATGGAGCCGGCGCTGCTGCGCTGGCTCTACGCCCGCCGCCGTCCCAACCAGTCGTTCAAGGTCTCCTTCGACCAGGAGATCCAGCGGATGTACGACGAGTGGGACACGCTGACCAGGAAGGTGCAGGACGGCACGGCGCTGCCGGCCGACCAGGCGGCCTACCGCCGCGCGTCGAGCACGGCCTCCCGGGTCCTGCCCGAGACGCCGCGACGGCTGCCGTACCGGACGCTCGCCTCGGTGGTGGACATCGCCACCGGGCACGAGGAGCAGACGCTGCGCATCCTGCGCGCGTTCGACCCGGAGATCGCCGGGCTGGACGAGCTGCGGCCGCGGCTCGACCGCGCCCGGCACTGGGTGAACACGTACCTGCCCGCGGAGGAGCGCACGCAGGTGCGCGAGACGCCCGACAAGGAACTGCTCGACACGCTCGGCGAGCAGGACCGCGAGTCGCTGCGCCTGCTGGCGGAGGGTCTCGACGCGCACTGGTCGCTCGACGGGCTCACCACCCTCGTGTACGGCGTGCCTAAGGTGCAGGCCGGGCTCGACATGGACGCCAAGGCGGCCACGCCCGAGCTGAAGGCGGCCCAGCGGGCCTTCTTCGCCCTGCTCTACCGCCTGCTCGTCGGCCGCGACACCGGCCCGCGCCTGCCCACGCTGCTGCTGGCCGTGGGCCGTGACCGGGTGCGTGAGCTGCTCGGTCGTTCCTGA
- a CDS encoding type III pantothenate kinase has product MLLTIDVSNTHTVLGLFEGEEVIEHWRIATDPRRTADEIAVVLQGLLGQSPLLKDADISGIAICSTVPSVLNEMREMSRRYYGDVTAVVVEPGVRTGVPVRMDNPKEVGSDRIVNALAATALYGGPCVIVDFGTATSFDAVSARGEYVGAVTAPGLEISVDALATAGAQLHKVELVRPRSVIAKNTVEALQSGIIYGFAGLVDGIVDRMTAELASDPDDVTVVATGTGAPLIIGEARTIDVHEPWLTLIGLRLVYARNAS; this is encoded by the coding sequence ATGCTGCTCACCATCGACGTCAGCAACACCCACACTGTGCTGGGCCTGTTCGAGGGTGAAGAGGTGATCGAGCACTGGCGGATCGCCACCGATCCGCGCCGCACCGCGGACGAGATCGCGGTGGTGCTCCAGGGTCTCCTCGGGCAGTCGCCGCTGCTCAAGGACGCCGACATCAGCGGCATCGCGATCTGTTCCACGGTCCCGTCGGTGCTCAACGAGATGCGGGAGATGTCCCGGCGCTACTACGGCGACGTCACGGCCGTGGTCGTCGAGCCCGGCGTCCGCACCGGCGTCCCGGTCCGGATGGACAACCCCAAGGAGGTCGGCAGCGACCGCATCGTGAACGCGCTCGCCGCCACCGCCCTGTACGGCGGGCCGTGCGTGATCGTGGACTTCGGCACGGCCACGTCGTTCGACGCCGTCTCGGCCCGGGGCGAGTACGTCGGCGCGGTGACCGCTCCCGGCCTGGAGATCTCGGTGGACGCGCTCGCCACGGCCGGGGCCCAGCTGCACAAGGTCGAGCTGGTCCGGCCGCGGTCGGTCATCGCCAAGAACACCGTGGAGGCGCTCCAGTCGGGCATCATCTACGGCTTCGCCGGTCTGGTGGACGGCATCGTGGACCGGATGACGGCCGAGCTGGCCTCCGACCCCGACGACGTCACCGTGGTCGCCACGGGCACCGGTGCGCCGCTGATCATCGGCGAGGCCCGTACCATCGACGTGCACGAGCCCTGGCTCACGCTGATCGGCCTGCGGCTGGTCTACGCCCGTAACGCGTCCTGA
- a CDS encoding L-aspartate oxidase, translated as MVALARRLTAPAPGWTVEADAVVIGSGIAGLTVALRHVELDPRARVLVVTKDVLSAGSTRWAQGGIAAVLDPEDTPDEHLRDTLVAGVGLCDEEAVRVLVTEGPDALKRLMSHGAEFDRDIDGELQLTREGGHHRNRIVHAGGDATGAEVQRALVEAVLAEPRIEVIEHALALDLLLDAEGHACGVTLHVMGEGARDGVGAVRAGAVVLASGGMGQVYAATTNPVVSTGDGVALALRAGAVVRDIEFVQFHPTVLWLGEGSTGQQPLVSEAVRGEGAVLIDANGERFMRGVHELADLAPRDVVAKAIMRQMARTGADHVHLDATHFGEEKWRSRFPTIFSVCREHGIDPVTEPIPVAPAAHYASGGVRTDLYGRTSVPGLYACGEVACTGVHGANRLASNSLLEGLVYGERIAADLAARKPAPREPAPDDRPEGLADPRTRPRVQSHMSRGAGVLRSDRSLAQVARALSDARWTPVAVEPCTESWEATNLLTVASALVAAAAVREETRGSHWREDHPDRDDARWRAHIDIALTAEGLTLTYTPHEELRTELDKAGLDADAVLGLVRAALEEDLAGGQDVTSVATIPADQRAVADVVARKEGVVAGLAVAETVFRQAAGQVEVERHAADGDRVRPGDVVMTVRGATRDLLTLERTALNFLTHLSGVATQTRRWVDAVEGTGARIRDSRKTIPGLRTLEKYAVRAGGGVNHRMGLHDAALIKDNHVVAAGGVAEAFRAVRQAFPGLPIEVEVDRIDQIEPVLAEGADEILLDNFTVDQLAEAVRLVAGRARLESSGGLTLDSARAVAETGVDYLAVGALTHSAPALDLGLDLREA; from the coding sequence ATGGTGGCGCTCGCACGCAGACTCACCGCCCCCGCACCCGGCTGGACCGTCGAGGCCGACGCCGTCGTGATCGGGTCCGGCATCGCCGGCCTCACCGTGGCGCTGCGCCACGTCGAACTCGACCCCCGGGCCCGGGTGCTCGTGGTCACCAAGGACGTGCTGTCGGCCGGGTCCACCCGCTGGGCCCAGGGCGGCATCGCCGCCGTCCTCGACCCCGAGGACACCCCCGACGAGCACCTGAGGGACACGCTCGTCGCCGGGGTCGGCCTGTGCGACGAGGAGGCCGTACGCGTCCTGGTCACCGAGGGCCCCGACGCGCTGAAGCGGCTGATGAGCCACGGCGCCGAGTTCGACCGGGACATCGACGGCGAGCTCCAGCTCACCCGCGAGGGCGGCCACCACCGCAACCGGATCGTGCACGCGGGCGGCGACGCGACCGGCGCCGAGGTGCAGCGCGCTCTGGTCGAGGCCGTGCTGGCCGAGCCCCGCATCGAGGTCATCGAGCACGCCCTCGCCCTCGACCTCCTCCTCGACGCCGAGGGCCACGCCTGCGGGGTCACGCTCCACGTGATGGGGGAGGGCGCCCGCGACGGCGTCGGCGCCGTACGGGCCGGGGCCGTGGTGCTGGCCAGCGGCGGCATGGGCCAGGTCTACGCGGCCACCACCAACCCCGTCGTGTCCACGGGGGACGGCGTGGCGCTGGCCCTGCGGGCCGGCGCGGTGGTCAGGGACATCGAGTTCGTGCAGTTCCACCCCACGGTCCTGTGGCTGGGGGAGGGCTCGACCGGTCAGCAGCCCCTCGTCTCCGAGGCCGTGCGCGGCGAGGGCGCGGTGCTGATCGACGCGAACGGCGAGCGCTTCATGCGGGGCGTGCACGAGCTGGCCGATCTCGCGCCCCGCGACGTGGTCGCCAAGGCGATCATGCGCCAGATGGCGCGGACCGGCGCCGACCACGTCCACCTCGACGCCACCCACTTCGGCGAGGAGAAGTGGCGCTCCAGGTTCCCCACGATCTTCTCCGTCTGCCGGGAACACGGCATCGACCCCGTCACCGAGCCCATCCCCGTCGCCCCCGCGGCCCACTACGCCAGCGGCGGTGTGCGCACCGACCTGTACGGCAGGACCAGCGTGCCCGGCCTGTACGCCTGCGGAGAGGTGGCCTGCACGGGCGTGCACGGCGCCAACCGGCTGGCCTCCAACTCCCTCCTGGAAGGGCTCGTCTACGGCGAGCGGATCGCCGCCGACCTGGCCGCGAGGAAGCCCGCCCCGCGCGAGCCCGCGCCGGACGACCGGCCCGAGGGCCTGGCCGACCCGCGTACGCGGCCGAGGGTCCAGAGCCACATGAGCCGGGGCGCCGGGGTGCTGCGCAGCGACCGGAGCCTCGCGCAGGTCGCCCGCGCGCTGTCGGACGCCCGCTGGACGCCGGTCGCGGTCGAGCCCTGCACCGAGTCGTGGGAGGCGACCAACCTCCTCACCGTGGCCTCCGCGCTGGTCGCCGCGGCGGCCGTGCGCGAGGAGACCCGCGGCTCCCACTGGCGGGAGGACCACCCCGACCGCGACGACGCCCGCTGGCGGGCGCACATCGACATCGCCCTGACTGCGGAGGGACTGACCTTGACGTACACGCCTCACGAGGAACTGCGGACCGAGCTGGACAAGGCCGGCCTCGACGCGGACGCCGTGCTCGGTCTCGTCCGGGCCGCGCTGGAGGAGGACCTGGCCGGGGGGCAGGACGTGACCTCGGTCGCCACCATCCCCGCCGATCAGCGGGCCGTGGCCGACGTGGTGGCCCGCAAGGAGGGCGTGGTCGCCGGCCTCGCCGTGGCCGAGACCGTCTTCCGCCAGGCCGCCGGGCAGGTCGAGGTCGAGCGGCACGCCGCCGACGGCGACCGGGTGCGCCCCGGCGACGTGGTCATGACCGTGCGCGGCGCCACCAGGGACCTGCTCACGCTGGAGCGGACCGCGCTCAACTTCCTCACCCACCTGTCCGGCGTCGCCACCCAGACCCGCCGCTGGGTGGACGCCGTCGAGGGCACCGGCGCCCGGATCCGCGACAGCCGCAAGACCATCCCCGGGCTGCGCACGCTGGAGAAGTACGCCGTCCGGGCCGGCGGCGGGGTCAACCACCGGATGGGCCTGCACGACGCCGCGCTGATCAAGGACAACCACGTCGTCGCCGCCGGAGGCGTCGCCGAGGCGTTCCGCGCCGTACGGCAGGCCTTCCCCGGCCTGCCGATCGAGGTCGAGGTGGACCGGATCGACCAGATCGAGCCGGTCCTCGCCGAGGGCGCCGACGAGATCCTGCTCGACAACTTCACCGTGGACCAGCTCGCCGAGGCCGTACGGCTGGTGGCCGGGCGGGCGCGGCTGGAGTCGAGCGGCGGGCTGACCCTGGACTCGGCCCGCGCCGTCGCCGAGACCGGGGTCGACTACCTGGCCGTCGGCGCGCTCACGCACTCGGCCCCGGCACTCGACCTGGGCCTGGATCTTCGTGAGGCATAA
- a CDS encoding TetR/AcrR family transcriptional regulator, with amino-acid sequence MDTVKRPDKRAERSRRTREKIIEAARELFVAQGYGATSLQEVADRAGVAVQTVYFVFGNKRTLFKDVVDTSIAGDAEPVATMDREWFRAACAAPTAAGQLRAHVRGTGEILGRVAPLIPMIESAGAADPQIAAQWPDGPDPRYVVQHAAARALVAKPGARPGVSAEMAADLLFCLLSPQLYLLFVQDRGWSPDRWEEWAYNTLAAQLCADPGECPV; translated from the coding sequence GTGGACACCGTCAAGAGGCCGGACAAACGAGCCGAGCGCTCGCGCCGCACCCGGGAGAAGATCATCGAGGCGGCGCGGGAGCTGTTCGTCGCGCAGGGCTACGGGGCGACGAGCCTGCAGGAGGTCGCCGACCGGGCGGGCGTGGCCGTCCAGACGGTCTACTTCGTCTTCGGCAACAAGCGCACGCTGTTCAAGGACGTCGTCGACACATCCATCGCCGGCGACGCCGAGCCGGTGGCGACCATGGACCGTGAATGGTTCCGCGCCGCGTGCGCCGCGCCCACCGCGGCCGGCCAGCTGCGCGCGCATGTCCGCGGCACGGGCGAAATCCTCGGCCGGGTCGCCCCGCTCATACCGATGATCGAGTCCGCGGGGGCCGCCGACCCGCAGATCGCCGCGCAATGGCCCGACGGCCCCGACCCGCGCTATGTCGTGCAGCACGCCGCGGCCCGGGCGCTGGTCGCCAAGCCCGGCGCCCGCCCCGGCGTGTCCGCCGAGATGGCCGCGGACCTGCTGTTCTGCCTGCTCAGCCCGCAGCTCTACCTGCTCTTCGTCCAGGACCGCGGCTGGTCGCCGGACAGGTGGGAGGAGTGGGCCTACAACACTCTGGCCGCCCAGCTCTGCGCCGATCCCGGCGAGTGCCCCGTGTAG
- a CDS encoding class I SAM-dependent methyltransferase gives MDKPNTTQEADQEEVVRRALEEYYLAGKPPWDTGVTPPELVALIEGRDALPPGRALELGCGTGTNAVYLARHGWEVVAVDFIDLAIEQAREKADAAGVAVRLLHGDATRLDDLDAPGPYDLFFDLSCYCGIPPHRRDAYAEGLTRRAAPGARLLMFGYGAGTLDDTFSGVTADELRSRFAGWELADVTPGTNPFPTFWFTLRAGGARVP, from the coding sequence ATGGACAAGCCGAACACGACTCAGGAAGCGGACCAGGAGGAGGTGGTGCGCCGGGCGCTGGAGGAGTACTACCTGGCCGGCAAGCCGCCGTGGGACACCGGCGTGACGCCGCCCGAGCTGGTCGCCCTGATCGAAGGGCGCGACGCGCTGCCGCCCGGCCGTGCGCTGGAGCTCGGCTGCGGCACCGGGACCAACGCCGTCTATCTCGCCCGGCACGGCTGGGAGGTCGTGGCCGTCGATTTCATCGACCTCGCGATCGAGCAGGCCCGGGAGAAGGCCGACGCGGCGGGAGTGGCCGTACGGCTGCTGCACGGTGACGCCACCCGGCTCGACGACCTGGACGCGCCCGGCCCTTACGACCTGTTCTTCGACCTGAGCTGCTACTGCGGCATCCCGCCGCACCGCCGCGACGCCTACGCCGAAGGGCTCACCCGGCGCGCCGCCCCCGGCGCACGGCTGCTCATGTTCGGGTACGGTGCCGGAACGCTCGACGACACGTTCTCCGGCGTGACCGCCGACGAGCTGCGGTCCAGGTTCGCCGGCTGGGAGCTGGCCGACGTCACCCCCGGCACGAACCCGTTCCCCACCTTCTGGTTCACCCTGCGGGCCGGGGGAGCCCGAGTCCCCTAA
- the panC gene encoding pantoate--beta-alanine ligase, producing the protein MDLTVAADRAGLDKARDALGPGRIALVPTMGALHEGHRSLIRLAREHADHVVVSVFVNPLQFGPGEDFSRYPRTFDADLRACEEEGVGVVFAPSADDMYLPDRQVEVSAGGMGGVVEGAFRPGHFDGVLTVVLKLFNLVRPDVAVFGQKDAQQLALIRRMVADLDVPVSIVGAPTVREPDGLALSSRNRYLSEADRRTALALSRALRAGAARAGTAGPAGILDAARAVLEEAARFDPPLLLDYLILADPATFGPVGDDHRGEAVLAVAAKVGTTRLIDNVVLTL; encoded by the coding sequence ATGGACCTGACCGTCGCCGCCGACCGGGCCGGCCTCGACAAGGCGAGGGACGCGCTCGGCCCCGGGAGGATCGCCCTGGTCCCCACGATGGGGGCGCTCCACGAGGGCCACCGGTCGCTCATCCGGCTGGCGCGCGAGCACGCCGACCACGTGGTGGTGAGCGTGTTCGTCAATCCCCTGCAGTTCGGCCCCGGCGAGGACTTCTCCCGCTATCCCCGTACGTTCGACGCCGACCTCCGGGCGTGCGAGGAGGAGGGCGTGGGCGTGGTCTTCGCTCCCTCGGCCGACGACATGTACCTGCCGGACCGCCAGGTGGAGGTCTCGGCGGGCGGCATGGGCGGCGTGGTCGAGGGCGCCTTCCGGCCCGGCCACTTCGACGGCGTGCTGACCGTGGTGCTCAAGCTGTTCAACCTGGTCCGGCCGGACGTCGCGGTCTTCGGGCAGAAGGACGCCCAGCAGCTCGCGCTGATCCGGCGGATGGTGGCCGACCTCGACGTGCCCGTGTCGATCGTCGGCGCGCCGACCGTGCGGGAGCCCGACGGCCTCGCGCTGTCGAGCCGCAACAGGTATCTGTCCGAGGCCGACCGCCGTACCGCGCTCGCGCTGTCGCGGGCGCTGCGGGCCGGTGCGGCGCGGGCCGGAACGGCGGGGCCGGCCGGAATCCTCGACGCCGCGCGGGCCGTGCTGGAGGAGGCCGCCCGCTTCGACCCGCCGCTGCTGCTCGACTACCTGATCCTGGCCGATCCCGCGACGTTCGGGCCGGTCGGCGACGACCACCGGGGCGAGGCCGTCCTCGCCGTCGCCGCCAAGGTCGGCACCACGCGCCTCATCGACAACGTGGTCCTGACCCTTTAG
- a CDS encoding Rossmann-like and DUF2520 domain-containing protein: MDTSDRPARLAVGVLGAGRVGSVLGAALMLAGHRVVAASGVSDASARRAADRLGLKLSRPDEVIAQSELVLLTVPDDVLPGLVSGLAATGADLRGKLLVHASGAYGLGVLDPAAEAGALPLALHPVMTFTGRSDDLTRLNGCSFGVTSPDLLRPVAEALVIEMGGEPVWIADRDRPLYHAALAGAANHMVTLVAESQELLAKIGVEHPGRMLAPLLSAALDNVLRLGISGLTGPVVRGDAGTVRKHVDALILAAPEAADAYVALARLTADRALAAGLLKPEAAERLLDALGGNIWT, translated from the coding sequence ATGGACACAAGTGACCGCCCGGCGCGGCTCGCCGTGGGAGTGCTCGGCGCGGGACGGGTCGGTTCCGTGCTCGGAGCCGCGCTCATGCTCGCGGGTCATCGGGTGGTGGCGGCCAGCGGGGTGTCCGACGCGTCGGCGCGACGGGCCGCCGACCGCCTCGGCCTGAAGCTCAGCAGGCCGGACGAGGTGATCGCCCAATCCGAGCTCGTGCTGCTCACCGTCCCGGACGACGTGCTGCCCGGTCTCGTGTCCGGCCTCGCCGCCACCGGCGCCGACCTGCGCGGCAAGCTCCTCGTGCACGCGAGCGGCGCGTACGGCCTGGGCGTGCTGGACCCGGCGGCCGAGGCGGGCGCGCTGCCGCTCGCGCTGCATCCCGTGATGACGTTCACCGGCAGGAGCGACGACCTGACCCGGCTCAACGGCTGCTCGTTCGGCGTCACCTCGCCCGACCTGCTGCGGCCGGTGGCCGAGGCGCTGGTGATCGAGATGGGCGGCGAGCCGGTGTGGATCGCCGACCGGGACCGGCCGCTCTACCACGCCGCCCTGGCCGGCGCCGCGAACCACATGGTGACGCTCGTGGCCGAGTCGCAGGAACTGCTCGCGAAGATCGGCGTGGAGCATCCGGGCCGGATGCTCGCCCCGCTGCTGAGCGCCGCCCTCGACAACGTGCTGCGCCTGGGCATCAGCGGGCTCACCGGGCCCGTGGTGCGCGGCGACGCGGGCACCGTGCGCAAGCACGTCGACGCGCTCATCCTGGCCGCCCCCGAGGCCGCGGACGCGTACGTCGCCCTCGCTAGACTCACCGCCGACCGCGCGCTCGCGGCGGGGCTGCTCAAGCCGGAGGCGGCCGAACGCCTGCTCGACGCCCTGGGAGGGAACATATGGACCTGA